Genomic DNA from Halorussus rarus:
AGCAAGTCGGGGACGAACGAGAGCACGAGGACGACGGCGGCGACGACGGTGAACGTTCGGTCCGGGCTGTCGGACCGGCGGGCGAGCAGCCAGTAGACGCCGACCGCGCCGCCGGCGCCGACCACAGTAAGGAACATCACCGGGGGCCACGTGAGCGCCCGGAAGCCCGGCGCGACGCCGGCGGCCCGGGCGGCCGCGAGGATGATCGCGTTCAGCAGTATCGAGGGGGCGACGGCGAGCAGGCCGCGCCGGGCGAGCGAGCGGCCGGGCCGCGTCTGGGAGTCGATGGAGGTTGCCATGGTCTCGGTCAGTACTACAGATCCCGTAGCCAAATAAGGACCACCGAGCGACCGGTCGCGCGTCCCGACGGACCGACTTACTCGTCGTCGGCCGCCACGCTGGGGTGGTTCTCCGGGCCGTCAGGGTGCGGGTCGGCGAAGTACTCGCGCATCGCGTCGAGCGACTCGTCCTCGCGGCGCCGGCGCTCCTCGTCGCCGATCTCCTCGCAGCCCGGCGGGACCTCCCGGCCCCGGCCGGTGAAGTACCCCTCGGGAGCGACCCAATCGTGGTAGAACGGTCGGTCGTCGTCCTCCAGCAGCGTCACCGCGACCTCGGCGCCGTGGCCCGCCGCGACG
This window encodes:
- a CDS encoding DUF6069 family protein, which codes for MATSIDSQTRPGRSLARRGLLAVAPSILLNAIILAAARAAGVAPGFRALTWPPVMFLTVVGAGGAVGVYWLLARRSDSPDRTFTVVAAVVLVLSFVPDLLLLSADESATAFGVAVLMVMHVAVAAACVGALARGGGSA